A single window of Rhipicephalus microplus isolate Deutch F79 chromosome 5, USDA_Rmic, whole genome shotgun sequence DNA harbors:
- the Arpc4 gene encoding actin-related protein 2/3 complex, subunit 4 gives MSATLRPYLTAVRHTLNAAMCLENFSSQVVERHNKPEVEVRSSKELLLTPVVISRNEKEKVLIEGSINSLRISIAIKQADDIEHILCHKFMRFMMMRAENFIVLRRKPVEGYDISFLITNFHTEQMYKHKLVDFVIHFMEEIDKEISEMKLALNARARICAEEFLKRF, from the exons ATG TCGGCAACTCTGCGGCCGTACCTCACAGCCGTGAGGCACACCCTGAATGCGGCCATGTGTCTAGAGAACTTTTCCTCCCAAGTAGTGGAGAGGCACAACAAGCCTGAAGTCGAAGTCAG GAGCAGCAAGGAACTCTTGCTGACCCCCGTAGTGATAAGCCGCAACGAGAAGGAGAAGGTCCTAATTGAGGGCTCCATCAACTCGCTTCGCATCAGCATTGCTATCAAGCAGGCCGACGACATCGAGCACATCCTCTGCCACAAGTTCATGCGGTTCATGATGATGCGTGCCGAGAACTTCATCGTGCTGCGGCGCAAGCCCGTTGAG GGCTACGACATCTCATTCCTCATCACAAACTTTCACACGGAGCAAATGTACAAACACAAGCTCGTCGACTTTGTGATCCACTTCATGGAGGAAATTGACAAGGAGATCAGCGAAATGAAGCTGGCGCTCAACGCAAGGGCACGCATCTGCGCAGAGGAATTTCTTAAGCGG TTTTGA